In a genomic window of Kitasatospora sp. NBC_00240:
- a CDS encoding ATP-binding protein, translating to MSFPNPPAIPEELDKLMRRMRLPYMRKAAPDVLATARAQRWDPAEVLRLLIAEEVTGRDAATRRLRRHSANFPTGKTLASWRAEDSTIPEPTQNSLVTLEWIGRAENLVIAGPSGTGKSHFTEGLAQAAIEKDLRVGLFGVRCVA from the coding sequence GTGAGCTTCCCCAACCCGCCGGCCATCCCCGAGGAACTCGACAAGCTGATGCGCCGCATGCGCCTGCCCTATATGCGCAAGGCCGCACCCGACGTGCTGGCCACCGCCCGCGCGCAACGCTGGGACCCCGCCGAGGTCCTTCGGCTGCTGATCGCCGAGGAGGTCACCGGCCGGGACGCTGCAACCCGGCGCCTTCGTCGGCACTCGGCGAACTTCCCCACCGGCAAGACCCTGGCCTCCTGGCGGGCCGAGGACTCCACCATTCCCGAACCCACCCAGAACTCCCTGGTCACCCTGGAGTGGATCGGCCGCGCGGAGAACCTCGTGATAGCCGGCCCGTCCGGGACGGGGAAGAGCCACTTCACCGAGGGCCTGGCCCAGGCCGCGATCGAGAAGGACCTGCGAGTGGGCCTGTTCGGTGTGCGCTGTGTTGCATGA